In one Alkalibaculum bacchi genomic region, the following are encoded:
- the cysD gene encoding sulfate adenylyltransferase subunit CysD: MDHLDKLEAQSVYILREAYREFKNICMLWSIGKDSTVLLWLARKAFFGHVPIPLVHIDTHYKIPEMIEYRDELALKWKLTMIYGENKQAIQEKNTFPEGKVDRITCCQSLKSEALKKTLSGEWDRYIMDLNTGKYIPDTNCERYTGVIVGVRADEEGSRSKERTFSPRDKENDWDVGDQPPEFWNQYKTDFAPGTHIRIHPLLDWTELNIWEYIDRENIPITSLYFDQGDGKRYRSLGCYPCTTPVESTSKNISEIIHELKSGKFAHIAERSGRAQDKDDGGGLETLRKGGYM, from the coding sequence ATGGATCATTTAGATAAATTAGAGGCTCAGAGTGTTTACATATTGAGAGAAGCGTATAGAGAGTTTAAAAATATTTGCATGTTGTGGTCTATTGGAAAGGACAGTACCGTATTATTGTGGCTGGCGAGGAAAGCTTTTTTCGGTCATGTCCCAATACCCCTGGTACATATTGACACTCATTATAAAATACCTGAAATGATTGAATACAGGGACGAACTTGCATTGAAATGGAAATTAACTATGATTTATGGGGAAAACAAACAAGCGATCCAAGAGAAAAATACATTTCCTGAAGGTAAAGTGGATCGAATTACCTGCTGTCAGTCTTTAAAGTCGGAAGCTCTCAAAAAAACTCTATCTGGAGAGTGGGATCGCTATATTATGGATTTAAATACGGGTAAATACATACCTGATACTAATTGCGAAAGATATACAGGTGTTATTGTGGGGGTAAGAGCCGATGAAGAGGGGAGCCGTTCCAAAGAGCGGACCTTCTCTCCGAGGGATAAAGAGAATGACTGGGATGTAGGGGATCAACCACCAGAATTCTGGAATCAGTACAAGACGGATTTCGCCCCAGGAACCCATATTAGAATACATCCTCTTCTAGATTGGACGGAACTCAATATTTGGGAGTATATTGATAGGGAAAATATACCCATTACCTCCTTGTATTTTGATCAAGGAGATGGAAAACGCTATCGATCCTTAGGATGTTATCCATGTACTACCCCAGTAGAATCTACTTCAAAAAACATTAGTGAGATTATCCATGAATTAAAAAGCGGAAAATTTGCACATATAGCAGAAAGATCTGGTCGTGCCCAAGATAAGGATGATGGTGGAGGACTTGAAACCCTTAGAAAGGGAGGATATATGTAA